GCAAgcttttccttccctcccctGGGTGTTGATGTCCTTTCTCCAGATGAACCAGTGGACGTGCGAGTAAGTGTGCATGTgggactatatactgtatgtatgtattatcATGAGTCAGTATGCATGAAAGGTATTTTCATTGTGAAGAGAGATATTTGTCTTTTTGTACCTGTTAGTTTTGTTGATGAATAATTAGGTATGGTTTTTGAACCCTCTCTCTTGATTCACTATTTCCCATTTGTTACAGATGCTAAGTTTCAAGAAGAACCCATTTTCATGGAGCGAGGAGAACAACATTACCGGCACTGTGGGGTCTGTCTCCCTGACAAGAGGAAATGGTTCTGTCATCCCCATAGAGAACCTATCTGAGGAGATTGAGGTCAGAGTGCTGCAAACCCCTTCATATTCTATGTCATTTGAGAGTGTAACAACTCTAATGTTGCCTTAATATTACCATATTAAATTAAAGATATAAGTTTGCAGATCCTGGATCAGATATCAGTGGCGAATGACATCCTGCTGTATATAATAAATGATATACCCATTATCTCTTCTTTGACAAACATAATCTCTTCTTTGATGCTCAGATCTTCTTGCCAAGGCCTGAAGGAGTGCAAGCAAACAGCACAATACTGTACTTGGGAAACTACAGCACACTGATGGTCGACGTCCCTTCACCTGATGTAACACTGGTGCTGAAGATAAAGCCATCGAAGGACATAACCTTTCAGCTGTTCCTGGGGTATAAAGACGACCCAAACGATAAACAATACATAGCCAAGACTCAGATGCCTCACCAGAGCAACACGCAAGGTGATGTACCTCCTGAACGTACATGAGTCACGTAGACATAACAATTGTGAAAAACATTTCATGTttagaaactgtgtgtgtgttttgggtacAGAGGAGAAATACACCTGGGTCCTGGGACCCAAAGATTTGACAGGAAAAGTTGGAGTGCATTATCTTGTTGTGAGGCCCATTGTGGAAGCAGGGGTTAAATCCGTCAATGCCACTGTGACTGTCACCTCCATTGCTGCTCAGTGCAAGTATTGGAATGAAACCTTATCCACCTGGAGTGAAGATGGCTGCAGGGTGAGTTAAACAagtactacacaacacaacaccttaTGATAAAACAAAGGCACATTGCAGCATCCCTGCAATCCTAGACCAGGCCATAATGAAATACATAAACCAACTGTGATCTCCTTAGGTTGGTCCTTTAACCACGCTATTGGCCACCCAGTGCTTATGTACGCACTTGACCTTCTTCGGGAACTCTTTCTTCGTCATGCCCAACCTCGTAGACGTGTCACGTACGGCTGAGCTCTTTGGCACCTTCACCCAAAATCCTGTGGTGGTGTGCTTTATTGGTTCCATCTTTGTTGCTTACGTATTGGTGGTCATATGGGCACGCAGGAAGGACATCCAGGACACAGCCAAGGTCTGACTTGAAAAACCACTGCTACCATTTTATCATCTTTGCTGTTGATGCAGAGTTTTACCTTCAAGTGTTACTTCTTATAGGTGAAGGTGACATTGTTGGAAGATAATGACCCATTAGCTGAATACCGTTACATGCTGAATATCAGCACTGGGCATCGGCGTGGTGCTTCCACCTCCTCTCAGGTCAGTACCAACAGTTTCCACTGCTGCAGGACATCATATTCTGTTCTCTGATAAAACCACACTCAGTCACCCTGACTCTGTGTTGATGCTGCAGGTTACTGTGACTCTGATGGGCATGCAGGGAGAGAGTGAGCCACACCACCTCACTGACCCTGACAAGCCTGTGTTTGAGAGGGGTGCAGTGGATACGTTCCTGTTGACCACACCCTTCTCTCTGGGGGAGCTGCAGAGCATCAGGCTGTGGCACGACAACTCAGGGGGGCACCCAGCCTGgtaggaaagggggaggaggggaaaaaTCCATGACCAAAGTTGAACTTTGAAGTGAAGATGTAGGTCTAGTTGACAATAAGAGTTTTCTTGCAGGTACATAAACAAAGTTATGGTGCAAGatgtagagacaggacagaagTGGCACTTCCTGTGTAACTCATGGCTGACCATAGATATGAGTGAGTGCACTCTGGATAAAGTTTTCCCTGTAGCCACGGAGATGGATTTGAAGAAATTCAGGTGAGAAGGAACTTGAATGCACCTTGGAATGGTAAAATATTAATAAAAATCGAATTGTCCATTATGGTACAAGCTTCCTATACCGTatattctgcagcaatatgttCTTCATGAGGACGGCAAAGGATTTCCGTGATGGCCACATATGGTTTTCTGTGATCAGCCGGCCTCCAACGAGCACCTTCACATGTGTCCAGCGAGTCTcctgctgtttctctctgctgctgTGCACCATGCTGAccagcatcatgttctggggcATCCCCACCGACCCCTCTGAGCAGACCATGGACCTGGGTATGGACGCCTGCACAGTATTGGTGGCATTTGGAAATGGTAGGTTTTCAGAACAATAACTCGTTCTTCTTTTTCTTTCTACTCCTGTAGGTCATATCGAGTTCACCTGGCAGCAGCTGATGATTGGAGTTCAGAGTTCAATCATAATGTTTCCAATTAATCTCCTCATTGTGAGTATCTTCAGAAACACCCGCCCCCGAGAGACGAAGCCTGGAAAGCCCAAGGCAGAGGTGTCCAAGCAGGGGAAGACTGGCAGAGTGTCTCCCTCTCAGCCCTCCTccccacagagggacagagaactCACACCAGACACAGTCATCAAGGTAAACTATGTCAATATATTAATATTCCAATTGAAGCCAACAGTCCCTACCATAAAATCTCATTTTAGATACTGTATGTCAACCATGATTTGTAAGTAGACAGTTGTAAGTTTGATCTCATCCTGGCTGTCTTTATTCTGTATTCTCTCCACATTAGCAAGGCTGTTAATGTACTGTATTCTCGCAGGACATAAAGAAGATTGCTCAGTCACTCTCCAAGGCTATGAAGAGCCCCATTCCACACCTGGAGTTAGAGATGAAGTCTGGACCACAGACTGATAtcaacactctgctctctctggtgGAGGACATCATCCGGCAGCAGAACAGAGTCAGTGGAGAGTTCTACACTGATGCCTCCAAGAAAGAGGGATCGCTCATTCTCTCACTAGGGGTAACCAATCTGCAAGGTACAGCCCGAGCCTCCAGATCCTACAATGATGATCATCAGTATTGGTTGAAAATGTTAAACTCTGTCTGACCCATATATTTCCTATATCCCTCTGCTTTCAGAGACCAGCATGTGTGGGAGCCCTGAGAAGACTGGGGATGGGAGACAGAAAAGGAGCACCAACAGCCAGTATCTGTACAGGCAGCTACGCCATGTAGAGAAGGAGCTGAGCCTACTGGGACCTTCTCGCTTCCCCAACCCAGACAGCTACTGCCAGGCAGTGCAGCAGGTCCAGGGCATGAAGGGACTGCTAGAGTCTTCCAGCCTGGCAGGGGATGAGCTGGCTCAAAGTCCGGGCCAAGCTGAGAGTAGTGATGGGGACAGTGGCAGTAAAAAGTGCTGTCAAGACGGGCTGCCCTGGTGGTTTGTGTTTATCGGCTGGATACTGGTGGTAGCCACCAGCGGAGTATCAGGATACTTCACCATGATGTATGGGCTGACCTATGGGAAGGACCGCTCTATAAGCTGGCTCATCTCCATGGTCGTTTCTTTCTTTCAGAGCCTCCTAATCATTCAGCCGCTGAAAGTGAGAAACATTAGATTAGAACTTTCTCATTTCAATTTAAAATGCCCTGCAGCATGTATCTGTAATCTGGGTATAACTTTGTGGATTTCCTAACACAGGTGCTAGGTTTTGCAGCCTTCTTTGCTCTCGTTCTGAAGAAAGTTGATCAGGAGGAGTATGGGGATCCAAAAATTGAGGGGGCACTCAGAAACCCAGGTTCTTTGTTTTCCTTATTTACAGTTTTGGGGAAATTCTGTTTACTTGTACATTAGCTAGACTTTTACAACATTAAGCCGTGTAAGATGACACAATCTGGTCCACAGATGACCCTGATATAGTCTGGGCTGTCAGGAGGGATAGCACACGTAGCTTCTACCAGCCCCCGCCACCCACAGACGTCGAGAGGATGAGGAACAACATGATCAAGGAGCAGAAGGTTTTCGCCCTCATCAAAGAGATTCTCAGTAAGAGGAACCACTTTTTCCTTCACTGCACTGTCATTCACTGCACCTATTGGTTAACATACATGTTTAAGCCCTATGATTCTGTTGCAGCCTACATGGGTTTCATGTGGATGTTGCTCCTTGTGGCGTATGGTCAGCGGGACCCTAACGCTTACTTCCTGATTCAGCACATTCGGCAGAGCTTCAGCCAAGGGATCTCAGACAGCATGAGCCACGGAAATGTGTTCACCTGGGCAAATACCTCTCTTCTCAGCAACCTCTTCGGAGAGTGCCCAGGTAGGATTCTCTAAAGAGGATGTTTATTTCTTTGAAAAACACGACACTCCAAAATGTCCTAAATAAAGGTATAGATTAAATCCTGTGTCAACAAAAGCAAATGGTGTGTTAAAGGTTTCATCACAGATGGGAACTCCAAACTGGTTGGTAATGCCCGTCTTCGCCAGGTGAGGGTGCAGAAGAATTCCTGCCGAATGGCCCGCTCCATGCGTCAGGCTGTACCTGATTGCCATGCTCCATACTCATGGGAGGTGGAGGACATGGGCTCCTATGGGCCAGGCTGGAACCGCTCTGCGGGTGAAAACACCTCAAAGACCCTCCGCAGCCCCTGGCAGTACCAAACCCAGGCCCGACTCAGAGCTCAACCCATCTGGGGCAGTGTGGTTCTCTACAGGGGAGGGGGGTTTGTGGTGGACCTGGGCCCTGACTCACAGAATGCTAGCAGGTAAGCTCACAATTACCAATGCTTCAAATTGATCACAATTATCATGCCATAGCAAatgtatataatgttatataatggaGGTTGGTGCCCCGGTCCCCAAAGGCTGTAGTCCGGCCCTGTGTATCGAAGGGTGTATTTTAATTATTCCATGTATTCTGTCCCTGCAGTACCCTTCAGTATCTGTTTGACAACACCTGGCTTGATATGTTCACCCGAGCAGTCTTTGTAGAGTTCACAGTGTACAATGCCAATGTCAACCTCTTCTGCATTGTCACACTCATGCTGGAGACCACAGCTGTAGGTGAGACAGTTGTTATATCACTCCATGAATACAGCATAAAGTAAGTATTTAAAGGCATCCAAAACTCAGATTGTCAGCACCTGTCTTATTCTCTCAGGAGCGTTCCAGTTTCGCAGTGAGCTGCAGAGTGTCCGACTATACCAGTCCACCGGTGGACTCCACATCTTTGTCATGGCCTCTGAGGTCATCTATTTCCTCTTTATCTTCTACTACATGTATGTTCAGGTAAGCCTTAATTTAAATACCTTTCTTATATGTAAAGCGTGTAAAATCTGTGACACAATGGTCTAGTGCCATTGTTCTGGAATTCCTCCTGAGTCtaactcttctcctctcctcacagggAAAGCTGATGAAGCAGCAGAAGTGGGCTTACTTCAAGACAAAGTGGAACCTGCTGGAGCTCGCCATCATCCTCCTGAGCTGGAGCGCACTGTCTGTCTTCATTAAGAGGAGCCTGCTAGGGAACCGGGACATGGAGTACTACCACAACCATAAAGACCAGTGAGTTCACACTGGGTTGGGGTATCATGAGTTTCTGTTCTTCTTTCGCTAGTCTGTTATCCCTATTGTTGGTCCGTTGCTCCTGTGTGATGTTCAACTTCTCCGCTCTCTATCCAGGTTTGCCAGTTTCCATGAGACAGCCACAGCAGATGCAGTGCTGGGGTATCTGATTGCATTCCTGGTGCTACTGGCTACAGTCAAACTGTGGCACCTGATGAGGTTCAACCCCAAGCTACACATGATCACAGCCACACTGCAACGTGCCTGGACTGACATATCAGGCTTCATACTGGTCATCACCATTATGTTCCTGGCCTATGCTATGATTGTAAGGGTCTTCCTGGAAAACTTTTCATTCTCCAACTTTCCTATTTGACATTCTCTTGTAGCAATGCATCTGTATTCCTAATAAATTGCGATGTGCTTGCTTTTGTGATAAATGTCTCTTCAATTTAACTGAATCTTTCACAGCTGAGTTATGATTCATTGCGCTTTGACACTAAATCTACCATGTGATCATTGTCTGCAGTCTAATCTGATGTATGGCTGGAAGCTGTACTCATATAGGACTCTCCTGGATTCTGCTCTGACCATGGTCAGCTTGCAACTGGGCATCTTCAACTATGACGAGGTTAGTAAAGGAAAGCTCTCTAAATTACAGCTATGGCCATGATGGCAGGTCTTTGATTGGTATCTCCTTCCAATCCAGGTTCTTGATTACAACCCGGTGCTTGGAGCGTTCCTCATTGGCTCCTGCATTATATTCATGACCTTTGTGGTTCTGAACCTGTTCATCTCAGTCATCCTGGTGGCGTTCACTCAAGAGCAAATGCATCACAAGGTACTGTGCATCATAATCATATAATATTCCTTGTTTATATAACggatgggtctaatcctgaatgctgattggttaaaaccgcattccagctgattccacaagttaccactgaCTAAATCTATGAcgtatttactctgttccatctgactgcgcaatccactgtctcatcagcccagcctaGCAATTTacaaacttgatctccactataaaaagcatctagacattatctcacatttattttagactgacatttcgttttcaacagcagagatttgtataaaccttgctgtctgcatctccaacattttaaacattgtttcaatattcaaattctatCTCCAGCTGTTCCATAGTAATGAaggagtcgggacgagacagagaggcaggctgCGTTTCTCatccagtcaaaatcatgaatcagctgccGTCATTTTTATGGATAAATGCAAAGAAATGTCAGTTGAAAATAGCTTGAACAAAactaagtgcagctagtttgcagtctttccagcttcaattCGAAGtgattagctgtgttgttggctagctcctctgaacaacagtgtcctgacaagtgaacacattttctatgccaagcgaaatcgtgcctcattagctcattatatcactagaaaacagtttaaacaaatgcaaatgcagttactttgctgttattctggctgcataTTTTGTTGTGAAtgtaagttagccatagttggctagctagcaagcaagggataagaacgttgccagccagtacggcaatggaacatttagaatgtaTAACTGGGTCGCGTCTAtaaatacagaacaaaaagactgaacgactagccGGCTTGGGTAGGATGAAATAGTTTGAATAAATTAATCCAAATAACGTTTTTCATTAAagtatgtcaatcattatttgaatatgttggtaacccgaaGTCGGTGTTTGGAGGactgccaatatatcctccaaacaccggcttcgagggcattatcacttaaataatacagtatcaacaccaCCATTTAACAGTGGCAATTGGCTACTGTAGGTGTATCAATGTCAGACCAATCAGATTTGACTGATCTTTTTTTTTACAgccctcagaggaggaggagatagtgGATCTGATGCTGATGAAGTTCTGCAGCTTGTTCGGGATCAAATATAAGAAAGAAGAAAGTAACAGTCCCAAGGTGATTGCCAACCATGCCTCTGTTACTAAGCAAGAACCCTCCACTATATCCTCAGAGATGCTTAGTTCTCAGTAAAGATCTGCCACTCTGTATGAATTGATATTGGAACTGCTTTCATTTATGTTGCTCAATAGGAGTATTAAAACATGTTATATCAAGACTTTTGCACCACTTGTATGGTTGCTTGTAGCTGTTTAATCAAATCAGCATATGTACCATGTAAccatatgtacatatgtacatgaaaTAATAATTCCTCTATCTAACAGTTCTACTTTTTCAATATATTTAGttccaaaataaataaacaatataaagggTGTTGAACCATAGCAACCTGTATGCTTTCATCATTATAATGGGTTGCATTAAGATCAGATAAAAGGCCTGAGATGACTGTTGTGGGCTGCACAATTCATTCTGATCACTTTCCCTAGGATAAAGAACTACTACAGAAATGGTTTAGTGCAGTTTCTGTTTTTACTTGTAAGAGTTGGGTGCAGACCTAAGTTCAAATgcatgtgtatttgagtatttgttATATAAATACTTGTTTTCTTTGTATTTGAGTAGTTTCAAATACACATcctgtatttgagtattttcaaatacacagcCCAAAACAGGTACCTTTATTTGGGTATTTGAATGGTTACAACTAAAttgtattttaaagtatttttcaaatacttgggttaaatgcatgagagtatattttttatttcaagtAAAGTTTATCTGGATACTTATTTCGAAATGTATTGCAAAATAATAGAAAAATCTGGAAGTATTTTAACCCCCTTCTGGTTGGGTGACAGAGTTATACATGCTTGGTTGACAGGCCATGTCGAAGTTAAGTGAAGTTGCCATCCTATATGCTAAAAATATAAATAAGCcacacaatgaaacaatgaaaATGAAAACAGTTGGTTATAGGCTAAGCTAGCCGTACCATGCATAGATTAAGCAGAAATCTAGCTTTGCTTGACTGGCCCATAGTTGCATGGACAAACTGCAAGATTGGCTAGCTACTGTAGATAGCTACAACATAGGTGCTTTTCGCAATGCGGGTATATTTACATACACTAGTGTTGCTCCCTATTGTATTGGGTTGCACAAAAACAGTTTGTGGGAAGCCAGAAGTAAATACAAATTCAATTTCAACTTACTGTTCTGGTGTGCAGAATGGTTGgtcattaaagggatacttcaggattttggcaatgaggccctttatctacttccccagagtcagatgaactcatggatacttTTTTTATtacttacctcaattagccaccattttccctacattttccCCCACGTCCCCTAGCATTTCGAGTTTCAGCCAACGAGCTTTAGCCTTTctccatttgagtgacagctagcaagatgcacacaaAGCAGAGCGAGAAAGAGCACTGatgtggtgcacatatctgcaaATATGCGATGTAGTATGCAATTTTCGGGAAACACTTTTGGCTCATGcgtgctactttcagaactactggctacaAAAGTACTGAAGAATCTCTTTTAGATGGGAGgaatttaaaaccaaatatctaAACGAACATATTATTAAAAATACTTCCCAAAGGTGGGTCTATTTTAGGCCCACTTGCTCTCTACTTACCTCATGTCAAAATTAAATTCCCCTCTAtttttaataatatatatataacattttctAAAATTTAAAACAATGTCTACACAATTCGAAATGTTTCGTGGCCACCAATGATTTAACATTTATATCAAAATTAACAAACCATTTCATGCATTAGTGCTTTGAATTTGTCCTCGGGTGTGGCATCATTATTCATGTAAATATAAATGTTCAATGATTCTCAAATAGACAAGAAAATGAATTGTACTCATTATTAGTTTCTTCTGTCTTTAAATCAGtcatgattttctggaatttcaaTTAAAAAACAAATTATTTTCTTGTACAATGACAATAACCAAACCCATTACATTTTGAGTAAAATTTACCGAACCTTGAGAAAAAGTAATTCATTTACTTGTGTCTTATGATGATGTTACCTGCCACATGCAATTAttaacaattattattatttatttttttttttcttcacattttgtccAAGACAACACCTTTTTCCCCTATCATTTATCAGCATCACCCATAGGACATTATGTCACACCGTTGGACAATACACAACAGGCAGTCAAATTTTACTATTAAAACATATTAATGACAATTTCCGAAGTTTCTAACCACTGTACAATTCAACTTCTAAATATTAGCAATGGATCCTCGTTAAATCATTTCTAGTGTGTTCACTCCAATTACAGGGCCTCGAGGGtcctattttgttattttttgtgtACTTCCCCAAGTCGGCAGCGGGTAATTTTACGCCTGCTGCCTTAATCCTTGGGTATGATAGCCGTTGCTCAGGCTCACTCTCCGGAGTCAAACCCTGATTCCTCATTACCCGTGGTCACCATAGTGTGCACAGAAGAACCAATGGGAAGTTGATAGATCAGATATTATCATGAAACGTCACTGCAACGACGGACACTCTATCAGCTCAAGGTTATCTAGTGTCACAAAAAGTGCCCGGGATGCCCGAAAGGACCCCACATGGGTTTTGGGTTTGATAAATGCACAAATCCTCAAAAGTCAACGTTTGTTggaatgtacagatgtaggatcttaatttcatCAGCCTGTTgcagaactttcctgcaatgcaggacattcaAAACATGTAGTGTAGGTTTGATAAGGCTTCTTAAGTTTGTAGTTTCCACATGATTCTCACTTACgagaaatgtatcaacccctacaagaACGTCTATTAattattcacatttcctgttccagtaggattattttcctgctgaagcaaactggctcaaattaagatcctacatctgtattagcTCTAGAATTGTCACAATTATCCAAGTCACTTTGGAGTGATCAAGAATCCATAACTGATGAACTATTAGCAGTTTCATTGTACCTGACCTCCCTGGGGCCTGAAGCAAAATTCTGCTAAGGGGCCCTCCTACCTGACCCGTGAGCCATGTAAACCATTTACCATTGCCACACAGTCACACCTGTCAGCCCAGTGCTTCCACGACAATCCTCCCTCCTTTAAAACAGTTTGATCCATCGGCTTAAGAATAACTAGACCTATACAGAACAGAATGAGGTATAAACAAACAAGATTTATTGAATAGAGTATTTTCTATAGAATCTTAAGATAAGTGAATATTAACATTAACATAAATAAGAaattgtagaaaatattaaatgtagaaaaataaaaaaatataacacTGCAGCTATGGCTGCAGCTATATGTcttaaaatagtcaaataaaaccTATACAGCTGTGCGATTAACTTTGGTTCCCTCTACAGCCTGGGCATTTTCAGCATCAGTATGGGCACCAGTCTAGCTGGACTGTCTGGAGGAAATTGAGAAATGTCACATAGTTAGTTAAGCAGTTAAGCAGTCATTTACACAAATGCACTTCTGTCACACAATTTTAAATGTGTGTAAACATTTGAATGTTTGAATTCAAATCTTACCATTAAAATATTTCTCTTCTGCACTTTCTCGAGGCAAAATCATCAATGATGTCATCATAGGACATGTGTTTCCCTACATCATGATTTATGCTCATGATGGCCAGACCACTCAAACGCTCATGATCTATGCTCATGATGGCCAGACCACTCAAACATTCCTGTGACATGGAAGACCTCAGGTGGCTTTTGATTAGCTTACATTTTGAAAGTCTCCTCTCTGCCGATGCTACTGTTACTGGTAGGGTGACTGCAATTCTTAGGGCTGTCCAAAGGTTAGGATAGAGTTCATCCAGGTTCTCACAGAGAAAGGAAAGCAGCTCAAAGGCAGTCATCTTATCTGATGGCAGATCAGGTCAATTCTGAATCTCGTGTCCCAGATCCATTCCTCTGATGTCACAGTCATCTCTGAAGGTTGGAGTGTTTTCAACTTCCATGCAGTGAGCCTTTGAAGATTCACTGGACGTCTGAGAGGCAGTGCTGAAGTTCAGCAGCACTCCATATTTGGTTTTCACCTGGTTGAGTGTTTCAAACCTCTCATCCATGAATGTCACAGCAGAGTCGACCACAATGTTGAAGTAGTTGACTTCCAAGGTTTTTCAGTGCATCAGTCACTGGTTCATCAGGAGCCTCATAACTGAAATGCCTCttgctgtttctcagtctcttctCTTTCAGAAAAGCCTCCACATTCATTTCTTCACAAATGCTTTTGGCTGTTGTCTGGGCCTCAGAGAA
This window of the Oncorhynchus tshawytscha isolate Ot180627B linkage group LG12, Otsh_v2.0, whole genome shotgun sequence genome carries:
- the LOC112264197 gene encoding polycystic kidney disease protein 1-like 2; translated protein: MALLLSLSCAEDEMAPLSCPEYQEGFDGSCYEFVALPRSFLSGQGWCERGGGHLAFILNIDTQQFLQKHLQPEQDWWLGLAPASPNLTLDSAVAEGPLSWLDGSDVSYSNWVNDPDPGAGCGHILRSSGFQWEATSNCSQELHFICQFVQKNIILQKPIGEFGVIKCYSMNQSTDGANCKALYGSPLQIQVEVEAGTNVTYKLHSGEMLVANSSAVRGIVPLNITVGPEVEQQLGSGCHQLTLHASNGVSVLGVSTELQVCLLEPVEGLLGSVMAEEGECPDSDLYVSVYLDRGAPVQLLFQVSGANGSISETRDMQNRSMQVYNISTTIQGFLQVKVRAWNVFSHMDVDVGNTAVVCHNSSDLRQNGYANTTEKHMRVRRAYTLKITAIPETASQDTESVKLEGALQNCYNNTGKKPLTERKDQDGQKEYKVSKNYLKEASDRLQNLHVIVYGKHLRCSSVNKVTLIFLPVGEISSNYMLSVEVTVTELNTKTRGSTTINTEVRPAKSGTPVQELQSAVAYTVANLGQQGMLSGETLGQMFKSVSDILNKGSSQEKNDRMKLREQMLMNLTEALENSSSSTPQKVQLTARAVAGLTKRGDELSPDAQLEASFLVANLSSSLLSMNVSEHGGEEEMVQAATPIVEAASNILDVSSNVSTYLPSLSLMTVMKHPYLTVCLSQREVSDLLLKGMDNVQSALLNWKKVDEAPVIVNSSQITVFVNRVSTETIQMQSISNPISSSASFSFPPLGVDVLSPDEPVDVRMLSFKKNPFSWSEENNITGTVGSVSLTRGNGSVIPIENLSEEIEIFLPRPEGVQANSTILYLGNYSTLMVDVPSPDVTLVLKIKPSKDITFQLFLGYKDDPNDKQYIAKTQMPHQSNTQEEKYTWVLGPKDLTGKVGVHYLVVRPIVEAGVKSVNATVTVTSIAAQCKYWNETLSTWSEDGCRVGPLTTLLATQCLCTHLTFFGNSFFVMPNLVDVSRTAELFGTFTQNPVVVCFIGSIFVAYVLVVIWARRKDIQDTAKVKVTLLEDNDPLAEYRYMLNISTGHRRGASTSSQVTVTLMGMQGESEPHHLTDPDKPVFERGAVDTFLLTTPFSLGELQSIRLWHDNSGGHPAWYINKVMVQDVETGQKWHFLCNSWLTIDMSECTLDKVFPVATEMDLKKFSNMFFMRTAKDFRDGHIWFSVISRPPTSTFTCVQRVSCCFSLLLCTMLTSIMFWGIPTDPSEQTMDLGHIEFTWQQLMIGVQSSIIMFPINLLIVSIFRNTRPRETKPGKPKAEVSKQGKTGRVSPSQPSSPQRDRELTPDTVIKDIKKIAQSLSKAMKSPIPHLELEMKSGPQTDINTLLSLVEDIIRQQNRVSGEFYTDASKKEGSLILSLGVTNLQETSMCGSPEKTGDGRQKRSTNSQYLYRQLRHVEKELSLLGPSRFPNPDSYCQAVQQVQGMKGLLESSSLAGDELAQSPGQAESSDGDSGSKKCCQDGLPWWFVFIGWILVVATSGVSGYFTMMYGLTYGKDRSISWLISMVVSFFQSLLIIQPLKVLGFAAFFALVLKKVDQEEYGDPKIEGALRNPDDPDIVWAVRRDSTRSFYQPPPPTDVERMRNNMIKEQKVFALIKEILTYMGFMWMLLLVAYGQRDPNAYFLIQHIRQSFSQGISDSMSHGNVFTWANTSLLSNLFGECPGFITDGNSKLVGNARLRQVRVQKNSCRMARSMRQAVPDCHAPYSWEVEDMGSYGPGWNRSAGENTSKTLRSPWQYQTQARLRAQPIWGSVVLYRGGGFVVDLGPDSQNASSTLQYLFDNTWLDMFTRAVFVEFTVYNANVNLFCIVTLMLETTAVGAFQFRSELQSVRLYQSTGGLHIFVMASEVIYFLFIFYYMYVQGKLMKQQKWAYFKTKWNLLELAIILLSWSALSVFIKRSLLGNRDMEYYHNHKDQFASFHETATADAVLGYLIAFLVLLATVKLWHLMRFNPKLHMITATLQRAWTDISGFILVITIMFLAYAMISNLMYGWKLYSYRTLLDSALTMVSLQLGIFNYDEVLDYNPVLGAFLIGSCIIFMTFVVLNLFISVILVAFTQEQMHHKPSEEEEIVDLMLMKFCSLFGIKYKKEESNSPKVIANHASVTKQEPSTISSEMLSSQ